In Flammeovirgaceae bacterium, the sequence AATAGTTTGATAATCGGGTATCATTATTCTTCTAAAGAATAAGTCGTCCTACGACTTCAAGTCGTAGGACGACTATTACGGAACAATCGTGTCAATCACTTCAAAGGCGGCCCGTTCGCCTGATTTCAGTGCACCGCTCACCGTGCCGAACTCACCGGTGGTGTCGGTTGCTTCGCCTGCAAAAAACAGTTTGCCATCAACGGGCGCAGCCAGCGCATCCCGGTCGGCCGGAAGGCCCCCCGTTAACGGAAATGAAAATCCTCCCCTGGCAAAGGGGTCTTTGGTCCAGTCTTTAATGGTATAGAGCAGCTTATTCTCTTCGCCAGCCAGGGTACTTCTGCGCACGTTTTCGGTAGCATCGCCATTAAACCAAACATCCATCTCAGCGATGATGCTCTCCACCACCTGGTCGCCCGTCATGAGTGAATACGCCTCCGCTTTCGGCCCGTTAACGGTAATGCTCAGCGCTTTATTTAAGGTGCTTCGCCCAACACCGGCATTCAGCATCATCGGGGCCTCCGTGCTGCCGATAACCGCGGCCACATCTTCGCCCCAGAAGTTGCGTTTAAACTCAATAAGGATCCGCATACTGGCTTCCATGCCGATGCGGCTCAGGGCGGTTAATTTTGAAGCCGGCAAGCCGGGTGAAAAAGCAATATCGCCCGCTTTGAGGATCGATACGGGTACAGTTACAATCAGTTTATTTACGGTCTCGCTTCCGCCACTGTGCGTTATTTCAATTACATCGCCAGCATAGTTTACCGACTGCACAATTGTATTGAATTTAATACCGGACACCACCCGGCTGTAAACCGAAAGGAGTGTATCCTGCATTGGGTTGTTTCGTAAGGTCAACTCAACACCATCATGCTCAACTAATGAAAGGCCATTAGCCAGCGCATGGGCACCAATACGACCATGGGATGAGCCATACGGTATTCCAAGCCATGAATTAACAAGTCCTTGCATACTGGCAACAACACCAGCGTTGGTTGCTGCCTGCTCCACACTAAGCCCCGCCCCTCCGGTAAAAGTTGAGAAGTTATCTCTGAAGGTCTTTGCCGTGACGAAATCAGAATTTAATAAAGCCTCCGCTTCAGTTTTAACAACATTATCCAGCACATACCGGTCGGCACTCAGGGTTCTGAAATTAACCGTGGGTACCTTCCGGATTTTCAGAATCTCTCCCCATTTTGAATTGGATCCATTAACCCGATCGGCACCCAGTTCAAACGGAAAATCTGAATACGGGTAATTGTTCGGAAAGAAAATCAGTGAATCGCTGGGTGCATCGGTGCGGTGCAAAGAGCACACCCTGCCGCCTACCCTGCCGGTGGCTTCAAAAATTTTTACTTTAACACCCTTCGATATCAGGATGTCGGCCGCAATCAGTCCGGCAGCACCGGCACCAATTATACCTACTACGCCATCGTAGTTTATCTCCGGGCCGGGGCTTTCCTTATCGCACGAACTAAGCCATGCCGGCAAAGTAAGGCCGGCTGTTACACCTAAACCAATCTGCTTCAGTGCTTTTCTGCGCTTCACGAGTACCTGATTTTCTGAAAGATAATAAAATATGCCATTTTGGGCCTTATGGATACGGTAAAGCGCGCTTTGGTAAAACGGGTTGCCCTTGTTGGCCCCGAATGCACCGGTAAAACTGCCCTTTCAAAAGCACTGGCCCGTCACTATCAAACCGTGTGGGTGCCGGAGTTTGCCCGTACCTATATTGAGGGGTTAACCAGGCCCTATCATCAGGGTGATTTATTTGTTATTGCACAAGCTCAACTTCAATCAGAAGAAAACCTGGCAAAGCAGGCCAACCGCGTATTGATTTGTGATACCAACCTTATTGTGATTAAAGTTTGGAGTGAGTTCAAGTATGGCGCATGTGATAATCGCATAACGCAATGGCTAACCAACCAGTATTACCACCACCATTTTCTTACCGATATTGATGTGCCCTGGGAGGCTGATCCGCAGCGCGAACACCCCGACAAACGCGAATATTTTCTTGAAGTTTACCGCAAGGAGTTGTTAAAACTGAATGTTCCGTTTACCAAACTTAGCGGAACCCTGAAGGAACGACTGCACACGGCAACCATGATCATTGATTCCCTCCTTTCAGATAAAGATTAGTGCTTTGGCAAAATCGGGGAAGCAGATTATCAGAAAAAATTCTACTTTCCATTCAAATACCTGAACCCATGAGTAACCGCAGAAACTTCCTGCAAAAAGCCCTCGGCTTTGCCGGGGCCTTTTCGCTGGCTCCACTGGCCGCAAAAGCTGTTGCCGAAGATGTAACGGATGCCTTGCAGTCGCTTAATAAACTTAGTCCGCTTGATGCGGCTTCGGATGAGGACCTGTGGGCGCGGATGGCACAAGCCTACACGGTATCGCCCAACATTATGAACCTGAACAATGGCGGAGTGAGCCCGCAGCCGAAAGTTGTGCAGGATGCCGTTGACCGTTACTACCACCTGAGCAACGAAGCCCCTACCTATTATATGTGGCAGATACTGGACAAAGGCCGTGAGCCACTGCGCAGAAAGTTAGCTGACCTGGCCGGCACATCACCCGAAGAACTGGCCATTAACCGCAATGCCACCGAGGCACTGGATACAGTAACCTGGGGTTTGACTTTAAATAAGGGTGATGAGATTGTGATGACCAAACAGGACTACCCCAACATGGTACAGGCTTGGAAACAAAAGGAAATGCGCGATGGCATTAAAATCAAATGGATCAGCTTTAACCTGCCAGTAGAAAATGACGAAACCTTCGTTAAGGAGTTTATTAACGCCACCACCGCCAAAACAAAAATCTGGCACATCACCCACATGATTAACTGGACAGGCCAGATCCTGCCCGTAAAAAAATTATGTGAAGAAGCGCGCAAACGTAACATCATTTCCATTGTAGATGGCGCCCATACCTTTGCCCACATGGATTTTAAACTACCCGACTTCAGTCCGGATTATTATGGCACCAGCCTGCATAAGTGGCTGAGCGCACCCTTCGGCACCGGCATGCTGTATGTAAAGAAGGAAAACATTGCAGGATTGTGGCCGCTCTTCCCCAACGATAAACCCACCGACAGCAACATCCGCAAATTTGAAACACTCGGTACCCGGTCGTTCGCACCCGAACAGGCCATCGGCCAGGCCATTGATTTTCATAACGCCATTGGCAGCAAACGCAAAGAAGAACGCCTGCGCTATTTAAAAAACTACTGGTGCGAAAAGGTAGTGAAAAACCCACGCGTTAAACTGCACATCTCTATGAAACCCGAATATGCCTGCGCGCTGGGCACCTTTTCGATTGACGGCATGGACCCGAATGATGTGGTGAGCAAACTCTTCAATGAGCACCAGATTCACACCACCGGTATTAAATGGGAAAACATCAGCTGTGTACGCGTTACACCCCACGTGTACACCACCACCCGCGATTTGGATCGGTTTGTTGACGCAGTGCTTAAGATTGCCTCCTCATGAAAATTTGGTTTGCCGCTTTGCTTTTTGTTTTTGCCTGCCAAACAGAAAAGCAAAAAGCAACTGAACTGGTGGTGCCGGGCCTGCTAAAACCCGTTGAACTATTTCGCGACTCGGCAGGCATCAACCATATTTTTGCTCAAAATGAACACGACCTTTTTTTTGCACAGGGCTATTGTGCGGCCAAAGACCGGCTCTTTCAGTTTGAGGTGTGGCGCAGGCAGGCTTCCGGAACGCTTTCCGAAATACTGGGTGAAGATGAGGCGCAGCGCGATATCGGTGCGCGCCTGTTTAAATACCGCGGTGATTTAGAGAAGGAGTTCAATCATTATCATCCTCGCGGAAAAGAAATTATTACCGCCTTTACCAACGGCATCAATGCATTCATAGCCGAAACTGAAAAAAATCCGGAGTTGCTGCCGACCGAATTCGGTTTGCTGGGAATTAAGCCCGGTTACTGGACGCCCGAGCTGGTAGTGTCGCGTCACCAGGGTTTGTTGGGAAATTTAACAGATGAACTGAATATTGCGAGGGCTGTGGCCCTGCTGGGGGTCGAAAAAGTAAAAGACCTGAAGGCCTTTGAGCCCGGTACGCCCCGGTTAACACTCGACCCGTCCATTGATGCATCCGGTTTGTTTGAACCTGTTATCGGGTTGTACGAAGCCTTTCGTAAACCTGTTTTATTTACACCAAACCATCTGGCCGAAGGTGCCTCATCCCACAATAAACAATTTCAACAAGTTGCAGGTACCGACAGACCCACTTTCACAGAACTTTTCACTGATCCTGACCGAACCATCGGCAGCAATAACTGGATTGTAAGCGGCAGCAAAACCACGACAGGCTTGCCCATGCTGGCCAACGACCCGCACCGGGCCGTTACCGTACCCTCGCTTCGCTACATCGTTCACTTAAACGCCCCAGGCTGGAATGTAGTGGGAG encodes:
- a CDS encoding FAD-dependent oxidoreductase encodes the protein MKRRKALKQIGLGVTAGLTLPAWLSSCDKESPGPEINYDGVVGIIGAGAAGLIAADILISKGVKVKIFEATGRVGGRVCSLHRTDAPSDSLIFFPNNYPYSDFPFELGADRVNGSNSKWGEILKIRKVPTVNFRTLSADRYVLDNVVKTEAEALLNSDFVTAKTFRDNFSTFTGGAGLSVEQAATNAGVVASMQGLVNSWLGIPYGSSHGRIGAHALANGLSLVEHDGVELTLRNNPMQDTLLSVYSRVVSGIKFNTIVQSVNYAGDVIEITHSGGSETVNKLIVTVPVSILKAGDIAFSPGLPASKLTALSRIGMEASMRILIEFKRNFWGEDVAAVIGSTEAPMMLNAGVGRSTLNKALSITVNGPKAEAYSLMTGDQVVESIIAEMDVWFNGDATENVRRSTLAGEENKLLYTIKDWTKDPFARGGFSFPLTGGLPADRDALAAPVDGKLFFAGEATDTTGEFGTVSGALKSGERAAFEVIDTIVP
- a CDS encoding ATP-binding protein; this translates as MDTVKRALVKRVALVGPECTGKTALSKALARHYQTVWVPEFARTYIEGLTRPYHQGDLFVIAQAQLQSEENLAKQANRVLICDTNLIVIKVWSEFKYGACDNRITQWLTNQYYHHHFLTDIDVPWEADPQREHPDKREYFLEVYRKELLKLNVPFTKLSGTLKERLHTATMIIDSLLSDKD
- a CDS encoding aminotransferase class V-fold PLP-dependent enzyme — translated: MSNRRNFLQKALGFAGAFSLAPLAAKAVAEDVTDALQSLNKLSPLDAASDEDLWARMAQAYTVSPNIMNLNNGGVSPQPKVVQDAVDRYYHLSNEAPTYYMWQILDKGREPLRRKLADLAGTSPEELAINRNATEALDTVTWGLTLNKGDEIVMTKQDYPNMVQAWKQKEMRDGIKIKWISFNLPVENDETFVKEFINATTAKTKIWHITHMINWTGQILPVKKLCEEARKRNIISIVDGAHTFAHMDFKLPDFSPDYYGTSLHKWLSAPFGTGMLYVKKENIAGLWPLFPNDKPTDSNIRKFETLGTRSFAPEQAIGQAIDFHNAIGSKRKEERLRYLKNYWCEKVVKNPRVKLHISMKPEYACALGTFSIDGMDPNDVVSKLFNEHQIHTTGIKWENISCVRVTPHVYTTTRDLDRFVDAVLKIASS